A stretch of Chitinophaga caeni DNA encodes these proteins:
- a CDS encoding FecR family protein, whose product MKPFNEHIFKELLIKHRKGNLSLDEAALLDDWFEHLQVRKGNWYVDEEDKKNQLELLWQQIDVKTRSRDNRFRYTWYSAAAIILGMACFTFWPQPKELPHARNNATQATTEARQMLVYTCPIGATRVLRLPDQSRITLNSGATIRYPVTFSAKIREVELVAGQAYFDIKSQPDIPFQVKSKWLSTVVLGTSFEIRLHKNDRINIAVNSGKVRVSRANQKVVLEAGKQLYATNDQQPFRISDIPPEQVGRWQKGQWRLESASFRELSDAFEVIYGIPLITNNESVSGQTYNIILNYHTPMKDMVAVLAAIHNNDFIIQEDSVVLISKYH is encoded by the coding sequence ATGAAGCCTTTCAACGAACATATTTTCAAAGAACTGTTGATTAAACATCGCAAAGGGAACCTGTCTCTTGATGAAGCAGCATTACTGGATGATTGGTTTGAACATTTACAAGTTCGAAAAGGAAATTGGTATGTAGATGAAGAGGATAAAAAAAATCAACTGGAATTATTGTGGCAACAAATTGATGTTAAAACCCGATCGCGGGATAATAGGTTCCGGTATACCTGGTACAGTGCCGCGGCCATAATATTGGGTATGGCCTGTTTCACTTTTTGGCCGCAACCTAAAGAACTGCCGCACGCGCGGAATAACGCTACGCAGGCAACAACCGAAGCCCGGCAAATGTTGGTATATACTTGTCCGATTGGCGCCACCCGCGTACTTAGGCTGCCCGATCAAAGTCGCATAACATTAAATTCCGGCGCCACCATCCGCTACCCAGTAACTTTCAGCGCCAAGATCAGGGAGGTTGAACTGGTTGCCGGGCAGGCATATTTTGACATCAAAAGTCAGCCCGACATCCCCTTCCAAGTAAAAAGTAAATGGCTCAGCACGGTGGTGTTAGGCACTTCCTTCGAGATTCGCCTTCATAAAAACGACCGGATCAATATCGCTGTAAACTCGGGCAAAGTAAGGGTCAGCAGGGCAAATCAAAAGGTCGTCCTGGAAGCAGGGAAACAACTGTACGCAACCAATGATCAACAACCGTTCCGTATTTCTGATATCCCTCCAGAACAAGTGGGCAGGTGGCAAAAAGGTCAATGGAGACTGGAATCAGCTTCATTCCGCGAATTATCAGACGCATTTGAAGTAATCTACGGCATTCCGCTCATTACGAATAACGAAAGTGTTTCGGGACAGACTTATAACATCATTTTAAATTATCATACCCCGATGAAAGATATGGTTGCCGTATTAGCTGCCATTCACAATAATGATTTTATCATCCAAGAAGACAGCGTTGTCCTCATATCAAAATATCATTAA
- a CDS encoding TonB-dependent receptor — MKLNAKKVIVFTRSLCLALAACGISLGTQAQNLLQKEISIAFHKEKLDAALKKLEAQSGITIGFDASSTRGFNTAELNFNRQRLDKILTELLQGTDLGYKAVNNYLIISNKGLGSVSGRVIDEENGQPVFGATVKIAQSGAITDEEGRFTLRVAEGNYQAEISSIGYTKKVIEDVKVIENKPLNLNITMKRSKGQLSTVVITSSVRKESIASLFTQQKNAAMLSDGISAEQISATPDKHIGETLKRITGVSTNDNKRVVVRGIAERYNVTLLDGSVLPSTDVQDRDFEYNLIPSNLIDNVIVAKSVTPDMPFGFGGGAVQINTKAIPSRSFTTFSAGISVNNRVFNKDIYGYARGKYDFLGLNDKSRNVIPGNLQPLSDYNPRLPDEQNPISAAEVGAQNKSIGGLERLGARMYNGMPSQNYQLSMGRSYLVGKKKENRFGFVGSLSYRNTQSNDYISEIRRGQWSQRPTNYDDPKDINTGNTYGFNTTVGLLLNTGYRSKNHQITIHNIYTRMFDDKFNRYKGWSHENPKNSSNLYPDIQEDDRPKFVTLLQNKISGKHQVKPVTIKWSFARAMLSSLETDAVSALLKGREYGNKAPFYEYSPGAASEPGFGILHRDRYNYEEENLSGTFSAAVPFKLGSTQHSFKVGGNFLSKHANYKWNILPIVTADYTHKYNIIPIQEWGDYMTMDNPTKDIFYYPANFSLNEFEGKSINKAFYAMFDQKLLPNLRVVWGVRADHFKLDTLKNAASSKEDLTRVVMFDDSLEWYILPSANITFTPVKDFNIRASYSKSVVRPGLMENARFSRYNPSWGSVLKTNGVVSTLITNYDAKLEWFPGAGEIVSAGYFYKYFDKPAEFYRDDPYNNGSGLIVVTNSDWAKVHGWEFELRKSLGFIAQSSKILRDIYINGNLTLQHSVVRARNRHIFTDAEGKDSITYTYLKYPRALFGQVPVLYNLGIRYMGEKLGVNVVFNHTGYKTFITGSDPNLVEYERPRDQLDAQLSYNLLKGKLQAKFNISNILDAPFRFFINDHTTYEYKPGMEDAKNWPKNAEWQDVYRYKWGFSEKYEKGYIGTNGDSDIMQNIGDRNTFTRYTGTSFSFSLSYNF; from the coding sequence ATGAAACTTAATGCAAAAAAGGTGATAGTCTTTACGCGATCGCTATGCCTTGCCCTGGCCGCCTGCGGCATTTCCCTCGGTACCCAGGCTCAAAACTTGCTACAGAAAGAAATCAGCATCGCATTTCACAAGGAAAAGTTGGATGCGGCGCTCAAAAAACTGGAAGCTCAAAGCGGTATCACCATCGGCTTTGATGCTAGCTCTACCCGCGGCTTTAACACGGCAGAACTAAACTTTAACCGGCAGCGGCTAGATAAAATTTTAACCGAATTATTACAAGGTACCGACCTCGGCTACAAGGCTGTCAATAATTATTTAATCATTTCTAATAAAGGATTAGGGAGCGTTAGCGGCCGCGTAATCGATGAAGAAAACGGTCAACCGGTTTTCGGCGCCACGGTAAAAATCGCTCAAAGCGGCGCCATCACCGATGAAGAAGGCAGGTTTACGTTACGTGTCGCGGAAGGGAATTACCAAGCAGAAATTAGTTCCATCGGCTATACCAAAAAAGTTATCGAAGATGTAAAAGTCATCGAAAATAAACCTTTGAATCTAAATATTACGATGAAACGTTCCAAGGGGCAGTTATCAACCGTTGTCATTACAAGCTCTGTTAGAAAAGAAAGCATCGCTTCGCTATTTACGCAACAAAAAAATGCCGCGATGTTATCCGACGGTATCTCCGCGGAACAGATCAGCGCCACACCTGATAAGCATATCGGGGAAACCCTTAAAAGAATTACCGGCGTTAGCACCAATGACAATAAACGGGTTGTCGTAAGGGGAATTGCCGAACGTTACAACGTGACTTTACTGGATGGCAGCGTGTTACCAAGTACGGATGTTCAAGACAGGGATTTCGAATATAACCTGATCCCTTCCAATCTCATCGATAATGTTATCGTTGCAAAATCCGTAACGCCCGATATGCCATTCGGTTTTGGTGGAGGTGCAGTGCAGATTAACACGAAAGCAATCCCATCCCGAAGCTTCACAACATTTTCCGCCGGGATATCCGTAAATAACCGGGTTTTTAATAAAGATATATACGGCTATGCAAGGGGTAAATATGATTTTCTCGGGTTGAATGATAAGAGCAGGAACGTAATACCCGGTAACCTCCAGCCATTGTCCGACTATAACCCGAGGCTCCCGGATGAACAAAATCCCATTTCCGCAGCCGAAGTAGGCGCTCAAAATAAAAGTATCGGCGGACTGGAAAGATTGGGAGCAAGGATGTATAACGGTATGCCTTCGCAGAATTACCAGCTCAGTATGGGCCGATCTTACCTTGTTGGAAAGAAAAAAGAAAACAGGTTCGGTTTCGTAGGATCATTAAGCTATCGGAATACGCAAAGTAATGATTACATCTCGGAAATCAGGCGGGGACAATGGAGCCAAAGACCCACGAACTACGATGATCCTAAAGATATCAATACCGGCAATACTTATGGATTCAATACCACGGTGGGATTGTTATTAAACACGGGATACAGAAGCAAAAACCATCAAATCACTATCCATAATATCTATACCAGGATGTTTGATGATAAGTTCAACAGGTATAAAGGTTGGTCACATGAAAACCCGAAGAACTCCAGCAACCTTTATCCAGATATACAGGAAGATGACCGACCCAAATTCGTAACGCTATTACAGAACAAAATCAGCGGCAAGCACCAAGTAAAACCCGTCACGATCAAGTGGTCCTTTGCCAGGGCCATGTTAAGCTCATTGGAAACGGATGCCGTATCAGCGTTGTTAAAAGGCAGGGAATACGGTAATAAAGCGCCCTTCTACGAATATAGTCCCGGCGCAGCCAGTGAGCCCGGTTTCGGGATATTACATAGGGATCGCTATAATTACGAAGAAGAGAATTTATCCGGTACATTCAGCGCCGCCGTGCCCTTTAAACTCGGTAGCACGCAACATAGCTTTAAAGTTGGCGGGAACTTCTTATCAAAACATGCCAACTACAAATGGAATATATTACCCATTGTTACCGCGGATTACACGCATAAATACAACATTATTCCTATCCAGGAATGGGGTGATTATATGACAATGGATAACCCGACAAAAGATATCTTCTACTATCCCGCCAATTTCTCCCTCAACGAATTTGAAGGAAAATCAATTAACAAAGCCTTCTATGCTATGTTCGACCAAAAACTGTTGCCGAACCTGCGTGTAGTTTGGGGAGTAAGGGCCGATCACTTCAAACTGGACACTTTAAAAAATGCTGCCAGTAGCAAGGAGGATCTTACCCGTGTTGTTATGTTCGACGATTCCCTGGAATGGTATATCCTTCCTTCGGCCAATATTACGTTTACCCCCGTCAAGGATTTTAATATCCGCGCATCATATAGCAAGAGCGTGGTGAGGCCGGGCCTGATGGAAAATGCGCGTTTCTCAAGGTATAATCCTTCCTGGGGCAGTGTATTAAAAACAAATGGTGTTGTCAGCACATTAATAACCAACTACGATGCAAAATTGGAATGGTTTCCCGGCGCCGGCGAAATTGTCTCTGCCGGGTATTTCTACAAGTATTTCGACAAACCGGCCGAGTTTTATAGGGATGATCCCTACAATAATGGAAGCGGGCTGATCGTGGTGACCAATTCAGATTGGGCAAAAGTTCACGGCTGGGAATTCGAACTGAGGAAAAGCCTGGGCTTTATTGCCCAATCATCCAAAATACTACGCGACATTTATATCAACGGTAACCTGACTTTACAACACTCCGTAGTAAGGGCGCGGAACCGGCACATTTTTACCGATGCCGAAGGGAAAGATTCGATCACCTATACATACTTAAAATACCCCAGGGCTTTATTTGGTCAAGTGCCGGTATTATACAACTTGGGCATTCGTTACATGGGTGAAAAACTTGGTGTCAACGTAGTTTTCAACCACACCGGGTATAAAACATTCATCACCGGGAGCGACCCGAACCTGGTAGAATACGAAAGGCCACGCGATCAACTGGATGCCCAGTTGAGCTATAACCTGCTGAAAGGAAAATTACAAGCCAAGTTCAACATCAGCAATATCCTCGATGCACCTTTCCGGTTCTTCATCAATGACCATACCACTTACGAATATAAGCCGGGTATGGAAGATGCTAAGAATTGGCCTAAGAATGCTGAATGGCAAGATGTGTATCGCTACAAATGGGGCTTTTCAGAAAAATATGAAAAAGGATACATAGGAACCAACGGCGATAGTGATATCATGCAAAATATTGGTGATCGTAATACTTTCACCCGCTATACAGGTACGTCCTTTAGTTTTTCATTAAGCTATAATTTCTAA
- a CDS encoding leucine-rich repeat domain-containing protein: protein MSKNKSEKRFWEKFYGISLEQAKQLGPHTNSINFRETNLDDEGLGYLLNRFKRIDFLDLDYTDVSDVGAEHFLNLEYVKELRLKGCREITARSTPVLSKLPGLELLHLAGTGISLDDIDGLSGSSSLKELYLSSDASEAEIINKVSRLKQLLPGVKFIVNYKIVG, encoded by the coding sequence ATGTCAAAAAATAAATCTGAAAAGAGGTTTTGGGAGAAGTTTTACGGTATCTCTTTAGAACAAGCTAAACAATTGGGCCCGCATACCAACAGCATTAATTTCAGGGAAACGAACCTGGACGATGAAGGGTTAGGGTATTTATTAAACCGGTTTAAAAGGATCGATTTTCTCGATTTGGATTATACGGATGTTTCTGATGTTGGTGCTGAACATTTTCTCAACCTGGAATATGTTAAAGAGTTAAGATTGAAAGGCTGTAGGGAGATTACTGCCAGGAGTACACCGGTACTGTCCAAGCTACCGGGTTTGGAATTGTTACACCTTGCAGGCACGGGAATATCCTTAGATGACATCGATGGTTTATCGGGCAGTAGCAGTTTGAAGGAATTGTATCTTTCTTCTGACGCTTCCGAAGCGGAAATTATAAACAAGGTTAGCCGGTTGAAGCAATTATTACCTGGCGTTAAGTTTATTGTGAATTATAAGATAGTGGGTTGA
- a CDS encoding helix-turn-helix domain-containing protein: MKYPKIYHREYEVPENTRDAINCIWYSKILFTKQLTSYEIIPDGYTEITFHFGEPCYVSIDGTLQPLPSPSMMGLFNKPVHLHSENQLEVLGIRCFPWTVFDLLDIPSTKKSIHIFEHPLAKLQDELSMFVEAGNITAAVHLLTRYFAKARENVAIDSLLSKAGIAMRAANGNMPVNQVASKAHATVRTLERKFKKSSGYTVKDVSSLMRFEKVRNELWSHPDANIAGLAIDAGYTDQAHLSREFKRFSGTTPAVFAREALKRQEVTDRDFVAFVQS, from the coding sequence ATGAAGTACCCAAAAATATACCATCGAGAATACGAAGTTCCGGAAAATACCCGGGATGCCATCAATTGTATTTGGTATAGTAAAATACTTTTCACAAAGCAATTAACAAGTTATGAGATTATCCCGGATGGCTATACCGAAATAACCTTTCATTTTGGTGAACCTTGCTACGTATCAATCGATGGAACCTTGCAGCCATTACCTTCTCCAAGCATGATGGGCTTATTTAACAAACCGGTTCATTTACATTCGGAAAATCAACTGGAAGTTCTAGGCATCCGGTGTTTTCCTTGGACGGTCTTCGACCTGCTTGATATACCATCAACGAAAAAGTCAATACACATATTCGAGCATCCGCTTGCAAAGCTTCAAGATGAATTGTCGATGTTTGTTGAAGCAGGAAATATAACGGCAGCTGTACATCTACTCACCCGGTATTTTGCAAAGGCAAGGGAAAATGTAGCCATCGATAGCCTTTTATCAAAGGCCGGGATAGCCATGAGAGCGGCCAATGGCAATATGCCCGTTAACCAAGTAGCTTCAAAAGCCCACGCAACGGTACGGACGCTGGAGCGGAAATTTAAAAAATCATCCGGTTACACCGTAAAAGACGTATCCAGTTTGATGCGCTTCGAAAAAGTACGCAACGAGCTATGGTCACATCCCGATGCCAATATTGCCGGCTTGGCCATCGATGCCGGTTATACAGACCAAGCGCACCTTAGCAGGGAATTTAAACGATTCAGCGGCACTACCCCGGCAGTATTTGCCAGGGAAGCATTGAAAAGACAGGAAGTTACGGACAGGGATTTTGTCGCATTTGTACAATCCTGA
- a CDS encoding FAD-dependent monooxygenase translates to MKETLKHQQPGYGSTDFDVIISGAGPVGLFLACELALAKCTVLVLEKESTPGSVLKKFPFGTRGLNAPSIEALYRRNLLDELEVPKRMKQPHQNHKNTQDIQPKHQVGHFAGIPFYSEDIDHAHWTNRLPTATAPQLLSEMAELESVLSRRATELGAVIKYGTPVMNFHQTRDDVIVYSDSQAFKARWLVGCDGSKSIVRKLGGFEFVGTEPEFTGYSATVEIRDPEKLAPGRNVTSTGMYLLSQKDYIIIQDFDGGKFHGAGQAVTLEHLQEVLRRISGTDVTLTKLMVATTWTDRARQASRYRNGRVILAGDAAHIHSPLGGQGLNLGLGDAMNLGWKLAATIHHTTTEHLLDSYESERHPIGEKVLDWSRAQVAIMKPEPSSKALNSIFRDLLNTRDGATYFAGRVWGVSTGYDLGVEHPLVGQSVPNFEFEDGTTIGHYMHDGKGLLLDFLQDSSLENLAAGYKNQLNYLHGKVKVQLGISAALVRPDGVVVWVDKGAFDISELGREMGRWYVKDIKRINSI, encoded by the coding sequence ATGAAAGAGACACTTAAACATCAACAACCAGGATACGGTTCAACCGACTTCGATGTAATAATTTCCGGGGCAGGCCCGGTAGGTTTATTCCTCGCCTGCGAACTGGCATTAGCTAAATGCACAGTACTGGTACTGGAAAAAGAGAGTACGCCGGGATCCGTGTTAAAGAAATTCCCATTTGGCACCAGGGGGCTGAATGCGCCCTCAATCGAAGCCCTCTACCGCCGGAATTTACTGGATGAACTAGAGGTTCCCAAGCGGATGAAGCAGCCTCATCAAAATCATAAAAATACGCAAGACATACAGCCTAAACACCAGGTAGGACATTTTGCAGGTATACCATTTTATTCCGAAGATATTGATCATGCGCATTGGACAAACCGGTTACCTACGGCCACAGCACCTCAACTATTGTCTGAAATGGCAGAATTAGAATCGGTATTAAGTCGCCGGGCAACGGAATTAGGCGCGGTGATTAAATACGGAACACCTGTAATGAATTTCCATCAAACAAGGGATGATGTGATCGTATATTCCGACAGCCAAGCATTCAAAGCCCGGTGGTTGGTAGGTTGTGATGGAAGTAAGAGCATCGTTCGTAAACTGGGGGGATTTGAATTTGTTGGAACAGAACCCGAGTTCACCGGCTATTCCGCTACCGTTGAGATAAGAGATCCGGAAAAACTTGCACCCGGCCGGAATGTAACATCAACCGGGATGTACTTACTATCACAAAAAGATTATATCATCATACAAGATTTTGACGGCGGAAAATTTCATGGAGCAGGTCAAGCAGTCACGTTAGAACATCTGCAAGAAGTACTTCGCCGCATATCCGGGACAGACGTTACCCTTACTAAGCTCATGGTTGCAACAACATGGACAGATAGGGCCAGGCAAGCTTCCCGTTACCGGAACGGCAGGGTAATCTTAGCAGGCGATGCAGCGCACATCCATTCACCATTAGGCGGCCAAGGGCTGAACCTAGGCTTGGGAGACGCAATGAACTTAGGTTGGAAACTAGCAGCTACCATTCATCATACAACCACCGAACACCTGCTTGACAGCTACGAATCGGAACGGCATCCCATTGGCGAAAAAGTACTCGATTGGTCGAGGGCACAAGTTGCGATTATGAAACCTGAACCTTCTTCGAAAGCCTTGAACAGCATATTCCGTGACCTGTTAAATACCCGCGACGGCGCTACATATTTTGCAGGCAGGGTATGGGGAGTTTCTACCGGCTACGACCTAGGTGTGGAACATCCCTTGGTTGGCCAAAGTGTACCGAATTTTGAGTTTGAGGATGGCACAACAATTGGTCATTATATGCATGACGGCAAGGGGCTACTGCTGGACTTCTTACAAGATTCATCGCTCGAAAACCTGGCTGCCGGGTATAAAAACCAGTTGAATTACCTACATGGAAAAGTGAAAGTACAACTGGGGATCAGTGCAGCGTTAGTCAGGCCAGATGGTGTTGTGGTTTGGGTAGATAAGGGCGCTTTTGATATTAGTGAACTGGGCAGAGAAATGGGAAGGTGGTATGTGAAGGATATAAAGCGTATCAATTCAATATAA
- a CDS encoding outer membrane beta-barrel protein: MNLKFTICLFLCFYQFISLAQDRSFIIKTIDSISKAPIPLVSIVVTDAKDSILTPPVYTSENGTASISISNSHFEKIVLRRIDYKIKNINIRNIVANQDDEIIVSLNPSYKNLQEFTITSTRSKLKIDIDRIEFNVEGDSNFFKKNAIDVIRNLPFIQTSPNGKINYKTNKKLLVLVNGKKFGIISNNPDATLKSFPANVIKSVQLISTVPTRYQNEGVDAILNIETVNGYFRGTVGNIEGNIDTRLGSGDNFYILSQHNNTTLQANFRFDTKQSPSTSKNSSIIKSPQPQNQDSKIHLENRNYNYSGELSFNQQFTHKWALNIYGTAYKNKERTDNNASYSFLDSSTADKDYLYRGRTDQLRHSYELGGELLKQFKKGGKELSVAFKYNQSRFQQMIEGKKIFTSSSHLLNNTENNRNNNELAGRLSYSMLFKNKLKIQSGISYYKRSYKSDVTVFDEKTVNEIAFTDNQLNKIVISSIYSYVKKSHKKYVLLYGLNIELASYINAAQQDTDTSIFTIKPLIDFKYAVTKLSTAYFKYQRSVKRPNETAISLSINSTDPQNLYRGNARLSQQNYHAFSLGIEKYTNSNKFSIFTEINYDFNPNVISNFTSFDTTLNSFITDKQELGSTNSWYFMLGGSLKLLKIVNIYLTNSLGYYSYSESSDNKTLFNSTYFNMTVSFKKSWRIQATAMLNTNSPTFQGYEASTRNYSISLNKNFANERGFINLTCFDFINSEWKNKQLISTSNLYQNNISYIPARLVGLTIGYRFGNLTTSPKPIRKVLSNDIKD, encoded by the coding sequence ATGAACTTAAAGTTTACCATCTGTTTGTTCCTATGTTTTTATCAGTTTATATCGCTTGCTCAAGACCGATCATTTATTATAAAAACTATCGACTCTATTAGCAAAGCACCAATACCACTAGTAAGTATAGTAGTTACCGACGCTAAGGATTCGATATTAACGCCCCCTGTATATACCAGCGAAAACGGCACCGCGAGCATAAGTATATCTAACTCCCATTTTGAAAAAATAGTTCTTAGAAGAATTGATTATAAAATTAAGAATATAAATATCCGTAACATAGTAGCTAATCAAGATGACGAGATTATTGTCTCATTAAATCCAAGCTATAAGAACCTACAAGAATTTACAATAACATCAACCCGATCAAAGCTTAAAATTGATATTGATCGAATTGAATTCAATGTGGAGGGCGATTCCAATTTTTTTAAAAAAAACGCGATAGATGTTATAAGGAATCTCCCTTTTATACAAACTTCACCAAATGGTAAAATAAATTACAAGACGAATAAAAAATTACTTGTATTGGTAAACGGAAAAAAATTCGGAATCATCTCCAACAATCCGGATGCAACCTTAAAAAGCTTTCCTGCAAATGTTATTAAATCAGTACAACTAATTTCAACAGTGCCCACTAGGTATCAAAATGAAGGAGTGGATGCCATTTTGAATATCGAAACAGTAAACGGATATTTCAGAGGCACCGTTGGAAATATAGAAGGCAATATAGATACCCGGCTAGGATCAGGCGATAATTTTTATATTCTAAGCCAACATAACAATACAACATTGCAAGCCAATTTCCGGTTTGACACCAAGCAATCGCCCTCAACATCGAAAAATTCATCTATCATTAAATCGCCACAGCCACAAAATCAAGATAGCAAAATTCATCTAGAGAATAGAAATTATAACTACAGCGGGGAATTATCATTCAATCAGCAATTTACCCATAAATGGGCGCTGAATATATATGGAACAGCCTACAAGAATAAGGAGAGAACAGATAATAACGCGTCTTATAGCTTTCTGGATTCATCTACAGCAGATAAGGATTACCTATACCGGGGGCGAACGGATCAACTAAGACATTCTTATGAACTTGGAGGGGAACTTTTAAAACAATTTAAAAAGGGCGGGAAAGAGCTGTCGGTAGCATTTAAATATAATCAATCCCGGTTTCAACAAATGATAGAGGGTAAAAAAATATTTACATCTTCTTCCCATTTGTTAAACAACACGGAAAACAATAGGAATAACAATGAATTAGCCGGTCGACTTTCGTACTCAATGTTATTCAAGAACAAACTGAAAATTCAATCGGGAATCTCTTATTATAAACGCTCCTATAAAAGTGATGTGACAGTTTTTGACGAAAAGACCGTTAATGAAATAGCATTTACCGATAATCAATTAAATAAAATTGTAATTTCTTCCATTTACAGTTATGTAAAAAAAAGTCATAAGAAATATGTACTTCTCTACGGTCTCAATATTGAATTAGCTTCATATATAAATGCTGCTCAACAAGATACAGACACATCTATATTTACAATTAAGCCCCTCATAGATTTCAAATATGCAGTCACGAAATTATCGACAGCATATTTTAAATACCAAAGATCTGTCAAAAGGCCAAATGAAACCGCGATAAGTTTATCAATAAACTCAACTGATCCCCAAAATTTATATCGAGGAAATGCCCGTTTATCACAACAAAATTACCATGCATTCTCGCTCGGAATAGAGAAATATACGAACTCAAATAAATTCAGCATATTTACCGAAATTAATTATGATTTCAATCCAAATGTAATTTCGAATTTTACAAGCTTTGATACTACACTTAACTCATTTATAACAGATAAGCAAGAACTTGGCAGCACCAATTCCTGGTATTTCATGTTAGGCGGCTCGTTGAAACTTCTCAAAATTGTAAATATATATCTAACTAATAGCTTAGGGTATTATTCTTATTCGGAGAGTTCCGACAATAAAACCCTATTCAATTCAACTTATTTCAATATGACAGTATCGTTTAAAAAGTCATGGAGAATACAAGCAACAGCTATGCTGAATACAAATAGTCCCACGTTTCAAGGATATGAAGCATCCACCAGAAATTATTCAATCAGCTTGAATAAGAATTTCGCTAATGAACGGGGCTTCATAAATTTAACTTGTTTTGATTTTATTAATTCCGAATGGAAAAATAAGCAGTTAATTTCCACATCGAATCTCTACCAAAACAACATTAGCTATATCCCGGCAAGATTAGTTGGATTAACCATCGGATATAGATTTGGCAATTTAACGACCAGCCCTAAACCCATTAGAAAAGTTTTAAGTAATGATATTAAAGATTAA
- a CDS encoding 6-bladed beta-propeller, whose product MGASADEVMDSVSYSLIKLNSSDTKIARVEKMRIEDGHIFIWDNVQEVIFIFSSSGDFVSKIEKLPGIKPRVPMENIRSL is encoded by the coding sequence TTGGGTGCTTCTGCGGATGAGGTAATGGATAGTGTTTCTTACAGTTTGATTAAACTAAATAGCAGTGATACAAAAATTGCCCGTGTAGAGAAAATGAGGATTGAAGATGGCCATATTTTTATTTGGGATAATGTACAAGAGGTCATTTTTATATTTAGCAGTAGCGGAGATTTTGTGTCGAAAATTGAGAAGTTGCCGGGAATTAAACCACGGGTTCCGATGGAAAATATTCGTAGTTTATAA
- a CDS encoding 6-bladed beta-propeller, with the protein MRQEIRLNPAEWVGASAEDVLDSVEYMIIKLDKKDFRINRLEKMEIVDDHIFIFDNWQGAIFVFRINGDFVSRIENLSGKWGAGG; encoded by the coding sequence ATGAGACAGGAAATTAGGCTTAACCCAGCTGAGTGGGTTGGCGCCTCGGCTGAAGATGTTTTGGATAGTGTCGAGTATATGATTATTAAGCTAGATAAGAAAGATTTTAGAATCAATAGACTTGAGAAAATGGAAATTGTCGATGATCATATCTTTATTTTTGATAATTGGCAAGGAGCTATTTTTGTATTTAGGATTAATGGTGATTTTGTATCACGAATAGAAAATTTATCAGGTAAATGGGGGGCGGGGGGCTAA